DNA sequence from the Cronobacter turicensis z3032 genome:
ACTCAGCGCGCAGGTGGTCGGTATTTTCTTTTGACATAATGCTCTCCTGATAAGTGAGGGTTATCCATAAGCTCAGTAATCTTGAGCTTTCAACGCCTTAAGCTCTTGCTCGGCTTCAGCGAGCTTGTGGCGACGTTTGGCAATTTTATCCGCATCGCCTTTTTGCGACGCTTCATGCAATTCGGCGCGGCGTTCGGCCACTTCCGCCTGTTTCTGCGCCACTTTCTGTCGGTGTTCGGCGATAACATCGCCGTCGCGGCAGTTGGCGCGTACCTGACTTAGCGCTTTTTTCAGTCCGTCGATGCGTCCCTGGTTCTGGTGCAGTTCGGCGT
Encoded proteins:
- the yqjC gene encoding Protein yqjC, which encodes MNYRTVLALALFSWNAAVLAASPCEEKAQEIEKEIRYAELHQNQGRIDGLKKALSQVRANCRDGDVIAEHRQKVAQKQAEVAERRAELHEASQKGDADKIAKRRHKLAEAEQELKALKAQDY